In Streptomyces sp. NBC_01381, the sequence CGGTGGCTCGGCGGTGCTGATGGCCGCCCCCGCCGCGCAGGCCGAGGTCCAGGACGTCAACTACCAGTGCAAGACGCCCATCGGGAACAAGGGCGCGGTCTCGCCGATCGACATCAAGAGCGTCAAGAGCGGCAGCGGCTACAAACTCACCATGTCCTTCCAGAAGGGCGTCTCCTCCAGCCCCGTGGAGCTCGGCAAGGGCGCGATGAAGCCGAGCGCGCTGATCAAGCTGGGCGGCGCCGAGAGCGGCACGGTCCCGGTGTCCGGGGCGCCCAACGACAAGGCGATCCCCGCCAACACCCCCATCAAGATCAGCGATCTGACCGGGACGTACACGCCGAAGAGGAGCGGCAAGGTCACCTTCACCGCCGGTGTCCTGACCATCAAGGCACTCGGTACGACGACGACGTGCACCCCGTCCAACAGCCCCAAGCCCTCGCTCTCCCTGGACGTGAAGGGTTCGGGCGGCGGCGACGAGGGCGGCACCACAGGCGGCGGATCGAGTGATGACAGCGGCTCCGGCGGCTCGGCGAGCGCCCCCTCCGGCGGCGACGAACTCCCGCAGACCGGACCCGCGGACTCCGCGATCGCGCTCGGCACCCTCGGCGGCACGGTGCTGCTCGCGGGCGCGGCCGGTGCGCTGTGGCTGACCCGCAGGAACCAGGCGGCGCGTTCGCGATAGGCGCGGTGCGCGGCGTCGTGGGGACGCGGTGACCGCGCGCGCCCTCATTCCGACCGCCGCGTACGACGCGTTCATCGCGTACGAAGATCCAGGAGCCGCCGATGCCGTCGCTGCTGTCCGTTGCCCGCGCTCTCCCCCTGGCCGTGGCCTTACTGGTGACGGGCGCGGCTGTGGCGACTCCCGGGTACGCCGACGAGTCCGGAGCATGGTCCGTCGCGCCATCGGCCGGAGGCGGGACGCGGCCCGCGAAGGACGGGCGGCCCTACTTCTATGTGGAGGGCACGCCCGGCTCCGTCCTGGAGGACACGGTGACGGTCACCAATCCGGGGTCGAAGCCGCGCACGATCGAGCTGACCGGCGCGGACGCGGACAACACGCGGGGCGGCGCCTTCTCCCTGGACCGGGGGAAGCCCACCGACACCGGCTCCTGGATCACCTTCGCCCGGCGCGAGGTGAAGGTGCCGCCGCGCACCCGCGCCGAGGTGCCGTTCAGCGTGAGCGTCCCCGAGGGCGCCATACCGGGCGACCACCCCGGGGCGATCGTCGCGCGCGGCGGCGGGCGCGACGCGGGGGTCCGTGTGCATCTGCGGGTCAGCGGCCCGACGCTGTCCGCGCTGACGGTGGAGAAGGTGAAGGCGGAGGGTTCGCGCATCACGTACGACATCGTGAACCGCGGCAACACCGTCCTGACCCCGAAGCTGGCGGTCCGCGCCGAGGGACTCTTCGGCACCCTCCTGGACCGCCCCGCCCGCCCCCTCCCGATCGAACTCC encodes:
- a CDS encoding LPXTG cell wall anchor domain-containing protein, which produces MSHQKRRAALALATVLAGGSAVLMAAPAAQAEVQDVNYQCKTPIGNKGAVSPIDIKSVKSGSGYKLTMSFQKGVSSSPVELGKGAMKPSALIKLGGAESGTVPVSGAPNDKAIPANTPIKISDLTGTYTPKRSGKVTFTAGVLTIKALGTTTTCTPSNSPKPSLSLDVKGSGGGDEGGTTGGGSSDDSGSGGSASAPSGGDELPQTGPADSAIALGTLGGTVLLAGAAGALWLTRRNQAARSR
- a CDS encoding DUF916 domain-containing protein, whose protein sequence is MPSLLSVARALPLAVALLVTGAAVATPGYADESGAWSVAPSAGGGTRPAKDGRPYFYVEGTPGSVLEDTVTVTNPGSKPRTIELTGADADNTRGGAFSLDRGKPTDTGSWITFARREVKVPPRTRAEVPFSVSVPEGAIPGDHPGAIVARGGGRDAGVRVHLRVSGPTLSALTVEKVKAEGSRITYDIVNRGNTVLTPKLAVRAEGLFGTLLDRPARPLPIELLPGRRVTLTEPWKDAPSLDSAEVTLTVTAAGGARGEASASVRFAPWGWVAGAGAALLGLAGAAFWFVRRRRGPVGEPPPDELEQGSTERELTSAGTGRGEQL